From a region of the Leptospira montravelensis genome:
- a CDS encoding YebC/PmpR family DNA-binding transcriptional regulator has protein sequence MSGHSKWATIRRKKGAIDAKRGAIFTRIAKEISVAAKEGGGDQEGNPRLRLAVTKAKAANMPKDNIERAIKKGTGGLEGMVYEECLYECYAPGGVAIMVDVLTDKKSRTTPEIKSILTKLGGSLANAGAVSRFFERKGQISLKADQISEEALFDLALGAGAEDIQVNDGMYVVITSPAEYEAVQSALSTKGLNMEESEIKYIAMTTVEVNDKETAEKVMKLIDNLEANDDVQGVSSNFELGEGVELD, from the coding sequence AGAAAAAAGGGAGCCATTGATGCCAAAAGAGGTGCCATCTTTACAAGGATTGCCAAAGAAATTTCCGTAGCAGCAAAAGAAGGTGGTGGAGACCAAGAAGGAAACCCGAGACTTCGTTTAGCGGTCACCAAAGCCAAAGCCGCCAACATGCCAAAGGACAACATTGAACGTGCCATCAAAAAAGGTACAGGTGGACTCGAAGGTATGGTCTACGAAGAGTGTCTGTACGAATGTTACGCACCTGGTGGTGTTGCCATTATGGTGGATGTCCTTACTGATAAAAAATCCCGTACAACTCCTGAAATTAAAAGCATTCTAACCAAACTCGGTGGTTCCCTCGCCAACGCAGGCGCTGTTTCCCGTTTTTTTGAACGAAAGGGTCAAATCTCTTTAAAAGCAGACCAAATTTCTGAAGAGGCGTTGTTTGATTTGGCACTCGGGGCCGGAGCAGAAGACATCCAAGTCAATGATGGAATGTATGTAGTGATTACATCCCCTGCAGAATACGAAGCTGTCCAATCTGCCCTTTCCACAAAAGGTCTGAATATGGAAGAATCAGAAATTAAATACATTGCTATGACGACTGTCGAAGTGAACGACAAAGAAACAGCAGAAAAGGTGATGAAGTTAATTGATAACTTAGAAGCCAATGACGACGTCCAGGGTGTGAGTTCCAACTTTGAGTTAGGTGAAGGTGTCGAACTAGATTAG
- a CDS encoding GlsB/YeaQ/YmgE family stress response membrane protein, whose translation MFSFIWFLLIGLAAGWLAGRILRGKGFGLIANLVIGVVGSFLGGIVFGLLGFRSYGLVAELIVAVVGAILLIFIAGMIKKR comes from the coding sequence ATGTTTAGTTTTATTTGGTTTTTACTGATTGGTCTTGCGGCAGGTTGGCTTGCTGGTCGTATTTTGCGCGGAAAAGGGTTTGGGCTCATTGCCAATTTGGTAATTGGCGTAGTCGGTTCCTTTTTGGGAGGAATCGTATTTGGCCTACTCGGTTTTCGTTCTTATGGTCTGGTTGCGGAACTGATAGTTGCAGTGGTAGGAGCGATTTTACTTATTTTCATTGCGGGTATGATCAAAAAAAGATAA